A DNA window from Bacillus oleivorans contains the following coding sequences:
- a CDS encoding carbohydrate ABC transporter permease — protein MQVETGTPKVKSINPGKRKRWSIHLFPLPALIIYGLFIVYPLLAALTYSFFEWNGIARGAFVGFKNFIDLFTLEPFSGMFWNAFQHNILYFVLQMIVQNGLAFLLAFIIYRKICGAEFLKMAYFLPRLLSVIVVGFLWKLILNPNFGALNVLLGKFGLESLQKAWLGDPDTALTAIILVNCWFGLGFGVLIFLAGFQSIPNELVEAAKLDGAQGFKMLRFITVPLMMPSIMIMTVLTFIQSFEAFELVYAMQGSMGEPYYSTDTLAVYFYRLAFSSSTGGSTAIGLGSALATVLFLFIVVFTVIYLKFVQKKEVDM, from the coding sequence ATGCAAGTAGAAACAGGCACACCAAAAGTTAAATCTATAAATCCAGGGAAAAGGAAAAGGTGGAGCATCCACCTTTTCCCCCTTCCAGCCCTCATTATCTATGGACTTTTTATTGTATATCCCTTACTTGCTGCTCTCACATACAGTTTTTTTGAATGGAATGGGATAGCTCGAGGGGCATTCGTCGGGTTTAAAAATTTCATTGATTTGTTTACACTAGAACCATTTAGCGGAATGTTTTGGAATGCATTTCAGCATAATATTCTTTATTTTGTCCTGCAAATGATTGTTCAAAATGGATTAGCTTTTTTGTTAGCTTTTATTATCTACAGAAAGATCTGCGGTGCGGAATTTCTGAAGATGGCTTATTTTCTGCCGAGATTATTATCCGTTATCGTAGTCGGTTTCTTATGGAAACTTATTTTGAATCCAAACTTTGGAGCATTGAACGTATTATTAGGCAAGTTTGGGCTTGAGTCCCTGCAGAAGGCGTGGCTAGGAGATCCTGATACAGCTTTAACTGCTATTATTTTAGTAAACTGCTGGTTTGGATTAGGATTTGGCGTTTTAATTTTTCTGGCTGGTTTCCAATCCATCCCGAATGAATTAGTGGAGGCTGCTAAGCTGGATGGTGCCCAAGGCTTTAAAATGCTGAGATTTATCACGGTTCCGCTTATGATGCCTTCTATTATGATCATGACTGTTCTAACCTTTATCCAATCCTTTGAAGCATTTGAGCTGGTATACGCCATGCAAGGGTCAATGGGAGAACCCTATTATTCAACGGATACATTAGCTGTGTATTTTTACAGATTAGCCTTTAGCAGTTCTACCGGCGGTTCTACAGCGATTGGGTTAGGTTCTGCTTTGGCAACCGTTTTATTTTTATTTATCGTTGTGTTTACGGTAATATACTTAAAATTTGTGCAGAAAAAAGAAGTAGATATGTAG
- a CDS encoding ABC transporter substrate-binding protein — translation MGKIWGLGLFLILLGLLLSACSSENTDGENDSEKVTLTMGSWRTEDTALYQKVIDKFNEQYPNIEIVYSPSKNTEYNTILNTALQGGEGPDIFHLRPYAPGIELADAGYLVPLDDLEGLDVYPDAALQASRGSDGKQYGVPLNISTTQMFYNKKIFEELGLKEPSTWDEFIELNETLLSEGITPIALGTKEGWLLSAAHGMIGPAFYDDAFIQSLTAGEKDFTSDEFVASIKAMDELKKYFPDNYEGLGMEDIRTLFFTEKAAMFPMGSWEIEVLRSMNPDLDFGFFPMPSAIGNEPTVTTWVDGSFAINANSDHIEEAKIFLEFLTTEEFGTLFTEEFKMISAIPGIESTDELVNSLSQAVENSPIPYLILVHFAGGNPSTKVTLETQLQGMYLGEMSPEEVAETVQESAASWFEPFQ, via the coding sequence ATGGGGAAAATTTGGGGTTTGGGGTTATTTCTGATCCTTTTAGGTTTACTTTTATCTGCATGCTCCTCTGAAAATACAGATGGAGAGAATGATAGTGAAAAGGTAACCCTTACAATGGGGAGCTGGCGTACAGAGGATACAGCTTTGTATCAGAAAGTAATTGATAAGTTTAATGAACAGTATCCGAATATTGAAATTGTGTATAGTCCATCTAAGAATACCGAATACAATACGATTTTAAATACTGCCCTTCAAGGCGGGGAAGGACCGGATATCTTTCATTTAAGACCGTATGCACCAGGAATTGAATTAGCTGATGCAGGCTATTTAGTGCCGTTAGATGATTTAGAAGGATTAGACGTGTATCCTGATGCTGCTTTACAAGCTTCACGAGGTTCAGATGGGAAACAATACGGGGTTCCTTTAAATATTAGTACGACTCAAATGTTCTACAATAAAAAAATATTCGAAGAGTTGGGTTTGAAAGAACCTAGTACTTGGGATGAATTTATTGAATTAAATGAAACGCTTTTAAGTGAAGGCATTACACCAATAGCTTTAGGTACAAAAGAGGGCTGGCTGCTATCTGCTGCTCACGGAATGATTGGCCCAGCATTTTATGATGATGCATTTATACAAAGCCTAACAGCGGGAGAAAAGGATTTTACAAGTGATGAATTTGTCGCTTCGATTAAAGCCATGGATGAATTAAAGAAATACTTCCCTGATAATTACGAGGGACTAGGGATGGAAGATATTCGCACCCTTTTCTTTACGGAAAAGGCAGCCATGTTCCCGATGGGAAGCTGGGAAATTGAAGTTTTGCGAAGTATGAATCCGGATCTTGATTTTGGCTTCTTCCCAATGCCATCCGCAATCGGTAATGAACCAACTGTTACAACATGGGTTGATGGATCTTTTGCGATTAATGCAAACTCAGATCATATTGAGGAAGCGAAAATTTTCCTTGAATTTTTGACAACTGAAGAATTTGGAACCCTTTTTACAGAAGAATTTAAAATGATTAGTGCGATCCCAGGTATAGAATCAACTGATGAACTTGTGAATAGTTTAAGCCAGGCGGTTGAAAATTCGCCAATACCTTACTTAATACTTGTACATTTTGCTGGAGGAAATCCTTCAACTAAAGTTACATTAGAAACTCAGCTCCAAGGTATGTATTTAGGAGAGATGTCTCCTGAAGAGGTAGCAGAAACAGTTCAAGAGAGTGCGGCTTCATGGTTTGAGCCCTTTCAATAG
- a CDS encoding GNAT family N-acetyltransferase: protein MITYRFYQSGDEKQIVSLWNECLIKDPITPKRFRNLVLLDANFDPKGLCLAFENEKLVGCVYAVRRLLPMYGTDLEPENGWIPFFFVDKSSRQSGVGRHLMNEALEFLKEEGRNSVFFSSYAPNYILPGIDEDTYPEAYEFLQKLGFQKLYSPVAMDRNIVGFHIPEAVRELKNQRIKEGYSFSLAEDKDLYEVITFANEKFNPDWGRAIREGVLQGLPLERILVARDQEKVVGFCIYGGYEGVPDRFGPFGVDPDQQGKGLGKILLNECLKYMRAEGLHGAWFLWTGEKSAAGQLYLKTEFHITRRFHVMKKTI from the coding sequence ATGATTACATACCGTTTCTATCAGTCCGGTGATGAAAAACAAATCGTAAGCTTATGGAATGAATGTTTAATAAAAGACCCTATTACTCCGAAAAGATTTCGAAACTTAGTATTGCTAGATGCAAACTTTGACCCAAAAGGACTGTGCCTCGCTTTTGAAAATGAAAAGCTAGTAGGGTGTGTATATGCGGTTCGCCGTTTGCTTCCCATGTATGGCACTGATTTAGAACCTGAAAATGGCTGGATTCCCTTTTTCTTTGTAGACAAAAGCAGCAGACAGTCTGGTGTTGGCAGACATCTTATGAATGAAGCATTAGAATTTTTAAAGGAGGAGGGAAGAAACTCAGTATTTTTTTCTTCCTACGCCCCTAACTATATCCTTCCCGGCATAGATGAAGATACCTATCCTGAGGCTTATGAGTTTTTACAAAAACTCGGCTTCCAAAAGCTTTATTCGCCAGTTGCGATGGACCGGAACATTGTAGGGTTTCACATACCTGAAGCCGTACGAGAACTGAAGAATCAAAGAATCAAAGAAGGATACTCATTCTCCCTTGCTGAGGATAAAGATTTATATGAAGTCATTACATTTGCCAACGAAAAATTCAACCCGGACTGGGGCCGGGCGATTCGTGAAGGCGTGCTGCAGGGGCTGCCTTTGGAGAGAATATTAGTGGCACGGGACCAGGAAAAAGTGGTCGGTTTCTGTATATACGGGGGCTACGAGGGAGTCCCAGACCGATTTGGACCCTTTGGTGTCGACCCAGATCAGCAAGGAAAAGGATTAGGGAAAATATTGTTGAATGAGTGCTTAAAGTACATGAGAGCAGAAGGTCTCCATGGAGCGTGGTTCTTATGGACTGGTGAGAAAAGTGCAGCTGGCCAGCTTTACTTGAAAACAGAATTTCATATCACAAGAAGGTTCCATGTGATGAAAAAAACGATTTAA
- the murQ gene encoding N-acetylmuramic acid 6-phosphate etherase — translation MDNIFNLTTEMRNKRTMNIDNMSTIEMLTVINEEDQKVALAVKEALPKIAEAVDAVYESLKNGGKLFYVGAGTSGRIGILDAVECPPTYSTPSWLVQAVMAGGSVAMEKAKEGAEDREDQGAIDLEERNLTELDVVIGIAASGRTPYVTGALKYAKKLGAKAISLTSNKSSLISQYADIKIEVETGPEVITGSTRMKAASAHKMILNMISTSSMIKVGKVYENLMVDLHVSNKKLEQRAKQIVSTITGVSIEEAGQILAKSNNQVKPAIVMIKSGTSFEKAKEAIEEAKGFVRQAIQIAKNHA, via the coding sequence ATGGATAATATTTTTAATTTAACAACCGAAATGCGAAACAAACGAACAATGAATATTGATAACATGTCGACGATCGAAATGCTGACAGTGATCAATGAAGAGGATCAGAAGGTGGCACTGGCTGTTAAGGAAGCGTTACCTAAGATTGCTGAAGCAGTTGATGCAGTTTATGAGTCCTTAAAAAATGGCGGGAAGCTTTTCTACGTTGGTGCAGGAACAAGCGGTCGCATCGGAATTTTGGATGCAGTTGAGTGCCCGCCTACATACAGTACTCCTTCATGGTTAGTTCAGGCTGTTATGGCTGGCGGCAGTGTTGCGATGGAAAAGGCAAAGGAAGGGGCAGAGGATCGGGAAGATCAAGGTGCTATTGATCTGGAAGAGAGGAATCTAACTGAGCTGGATGTCGTAATCGGTATCGCTGCAAGCGGAAGAACCCCTTATGTCACTGGAGCATTAAAATATGCAAAGAAGCTGGGAGCTAAGGCGATAAGTTTAACGAGTAATAAATCTTCATTAATTAGCCAATATGCTGATATTAAAATTGAAGTAGAAACTGGTCCAGAAGTTATTACTGGCTCAACTAGAATGAAAGCCGCATCTGCCCATAAGATGATTTTAAATATGATCTCAACCTCGAGCATGATTAAAGTAGGTAAAGTTTATGAAAATCTAATGGTAGATCTTCATGTGAGTAATAAAAAATTAGAGCAGCGTGCCAAACAAATAGTTAGTACTATAACTGGTGTTTCAATAGAAGAAGCTGGCCAAATATTAGCAAAGTCAAATAATCAGGTTAAACCTGCTATTGTTATGATTAAATCAGGGACGTCATTCGAAAAGGCGAAAGAGGCGATCGAAGAGGCAAAAGGTTTTGTCCGGCAAGCCATTCAGATTGCAAAAAATCATGCATAG
- a CDS encoding exo-beta-N-acetylmuramidase NamZ family protein, with product MRLGLDSFIEKQYKLFTGKRIGLVTNMTGVNGRLVPTIDLFYEHPDIELVALYGPEHGIRGDAKEGEKVESSTDPYTGLSVYSLYGTTKKPTKEMLEPVDVIVFDLQDIGARYYTFIYTMAYMMEACAEYGKHFVVLDRPNPISGSSVEGNLVEEDVRSFVGLYPIPNRHGMTVGEMALLFKHEFGLNCELTVVHMEGWKRSMYFDETKFFWVPPSPNSTGIDMSILYPGTCLVEGTNLSEGRGTTKPFEYVGAPFIDGYRLAKAFNGRKIPGVLARPTSFIPVYQKYKDQICGGVQLHIVDRHNLHSLKAGLYLLETIAEMYNQEFQIVQHQNGRYMFDLLSGTKSLKKLLVSGKTSDFLENCEEQSELFQKQRDPYLIYK from the coding sequence ATGAGGCTAGGTTTAGATAGTTTCATAGAAAAACAGTATAAACTATTTACTGGTAAAAGGATCGGCCTTGTTACGAATATGACTGGAGTAAATGGAAGGCTGGTTCCGACTATTGATCTATTTTATGAACACCCCGATATTGAATTAGTGGCTCTTTACGGTCCGGAGCATGGGATTAGGGGAGACGCAAAAGAAGGAGAAAAAGTTGAATCATCTACTGACCCTTATACAGGTCTTTCTGTTTATAGTTTATATGGGACAACGAAAAAACCTACCAAAGAAATGCTCGAGCCGGTTGATGTGATTGTATTTGATTTGCAGGATATTGGGGCGCGTTATTATACCTTTATATATACGATGGCCTATATGATGGAGGCATGTGCTGAATATGGAAAGCACTTTGTGGTTTTGGACCGTCCTAATCCCATTTCTGGTTCTAGTGTTGAAGGGAATTTAGTAGAGGAGGATGTCCGTTCCTTTGTCGGGCTGTATCCCATTCCTAACCGGCACGGAATGACCGTCGGAGAGATGGCCCTATTATTCAAGCATGAGTTTGGATTGAACTGTGAATTAACGGTTGTTCATATGGAAGGCTGGAAAAGGAGCATGTATTTTGATGAAACTAAGTTTTTTTGGGTCCCTCCTTCTCCAAATTCAACTGGAATAGATATGAGTATTTTATATCCTGGTACTTGTTTAGTAGAAGGAACTAACCTTTCCGAAGGCCGTGGAACAACGAAACCATTTGAATACGTTGGAGCCCCATTCATTGATGGATATCGATTAGCAAAGGCATTTAACGGGAGAAAAATACCTGGTGTTTTGGCGCGCCCAACCTCGTTTATTCCTGTTTATCAAAAGTATAAAGATCAAATATGCGGAGGGGTACAGCTTCACATTGTTGATAGACATAATCTTCATTCTCTTAAAGCGGGATTGTATCTGTTAGAGACAATAGCCGAGATGTACAATCAAGAGTTTCAGATTGTACAGCATCAGAATGGAAGGTATATGTTTGATCTTTTGAGCGGGACGAAATCATTAAAGAAATTGCTTGTAAGCGGTAAAACGAGTGATTTCCTGGAGAACTGTGAAGAGCAGTCTGAACTATTTCAAAAGCAAAGAGATCCTTATCTTATATATAAATAG
- a CDS encoding PIG-L deacetylase family protein, whose translation MSKQHIMLVGAHCGDMELAAGAIAHKYAKAGHKVTFLHLTAGEKGNPPHLSVEEYRKQKIKESEEAAKIIGAETITLDYKDAELKINDETIATVAKLIRQLKPNLVITHWTDSIHPDHAACPKIIEAAWLKSALPGFEMDGLEPHGMRAFLHSENWEDPNYDPDIYIDVTEEFDTYLEAISKYWFVMNSKSFRYYDYYQALGITRGCLNRTTYAQTLKYPEGFNIRRGKEIPGFPV comes from the coding sequence ATGTCAAAACAGCATATCATGCTTGTTGGTGCTCATTGTGGGGATATGGAATTAGCAGCAGGTGCAATTGCACACAAATATGCCAAAGCTGGACATAAAGTTACGTTTCTACATTTAACTGCAGGTGAAAAAGGAAATCCGCCTCATCTTTCAGTCGAAGAATATCGGAAGCAAAAGATAAAGGAATCTGAGGAAGCCGCAAAAATAATTGGCGCTGAAACTATCACACTGGATTATAAAGATGCGGAATTAAAAATTAATGATGAAACAATTGCAACTGTTGCCAAGCTAATTAGACAATTAAAGCCAAATCTTGTTATAACTCATTGGACCGACAGTATTCATCCTGACCATGCCGCATGCCCAAAAATTATTGAAGCTGCATGGTTAAAGTCAGCATTACCGGGTTTTGAGATGGATGGGTTAGAACCTCACGGCATGAGAGCGTTTCTACATAGTGAAAACTGGGAGGATCCAAATTATGATCCTGATATTTATATCGATGTGACAGAAGAATTCGATACTTACCTAGAGGCCATTTCAAAATATTGGTTCGTAATGAATTCTAAATCATTTCGATATTATGACTATTATCAGGCACTTGGTATTACAAGAGGGTGCTTAAATCGAACAACCTATGCACAAACATTAAAATATCCAGAAGGATTTAATATCCGAAGAGGGAAAGAAATACCAGGCTTCCCAGTATAA
- a CDS encoding carbohydrate ABC transporter permease: MKSSTGLKRINKTIAYFLLTIFAIVSLLPLYWVFSTSLQLSSYQDEELERQVSYVDSNPPKMYPMGIPEYFEHWKKARDAEANGDMEQAQYHRDIMSSIIDNTFEGFETLFNKNNMGLWFFNSIYIAVIVTLGILLFDSMAGYVLAKKRFPGRNLIFWIIISTMMIPGQVTLVPMFIKVRDLGLMDTHWALILPDLSMVFGVFLMRQFMYSIPDELLDAAKIDGAGEWRTFWKIVVPLAKPGMAALGIFTFMNVWNSFLWPIIVLSEADLYTLPVGLKSLQDANLVSFKLLMSGAAIAAIPMIIVFILFQRHFVKGLTLGGVKE, encoded by the coding sequence ATGAAGTCATCTACAGGATTAAAAAGGATTAATAAAACGATTGCCTACTTTCTCTTAACAATATTTGCAATTGTTTCCCTCTTGCCTCTATATTGGGTATTCAGTACATCGTTACAGCTTAGCAGTTATCAAGATGAAGAATTAGAACGGCAAGTTTCTTATGTGGATTCGAATCCGCCAAAAATGTATCCAATGGGGATTCCAGAGTATTTTGAACATTGGAAGAAGGCTCGGGATGCAGAAGCAAATGGGGATATGGAACAAGCACAATACCACAGGGATATCATGTCTTCTATTATTGATAACACATTTGAAGGCTTTGAAACACTATTTAATAAAAACAATATGGGATTGTGGTTTTTTAATAGTATTTATATTGCTGTCATTGTTACGCTTGGAATTTTACTCTTTGATTCAATGGCCGGTTATGTTTTGGCAAAAAAAAGGTTTCCTGGAAGGAATCTGATCTTCTGGATTATTATTTCGACGATGATGATTCCTGGACAAGTTACATTAGTCCCGATGTTTATCAAGGTCCGTGATCTTGGACTGATGGATACACACTGGGCCCTGATTCTTCCAGACTTATCGATGGTATTTGGTGTCTTTTTAATGCGACAGTTCATGTATTCCATTCCGGATGAGTTATTAGATGCGGCCAAGATTGATGGCGCAGGTGAATGGAGGACATTTTGGAAAATTGTAGTTCCTTTGGCCAAGCCAGGAATGGCTGCACTTGGAATCTTTACATTTATGAATGTGTGGAACTCTTTCTTATGGCCGATTATCGTTTTAAGCGAAGCTGATCTATATACATTACCAGTCGGATTAAAATCATTACAGGACGCAAATCTAGTCAGTTTTAAGCTCCTTATGAGCGGAGCTGCGATTGCTGCGATTCCTATGATTATCGTATTTATTCTCTTCCAGCGTCATTTTGTAAAAGGTTTGACGCTTGGCGGGGTGAAGGAATAA
- a CDS encoding carbohydrate ABC transporter permease — MIPVQKNLPIKESKNSRWFELKRKTKKTLRDMKKNYPAYLFLLPKLVLFTTFIAIPVVWAFLLSFQEYKIFGSVFVGLDNYVKVFESKAFGIALRNTFVYTLVTVPFNVISALVIATLIHSLGRVAQSFFRAAFYLPTVASGVIIAMVWRWMYNYEFGLFNYVIGWFGGEPINWLGQSNSALWAIILMQILIPFGVGIIFYLASMGSISESLYEAATIDGANAFQKWIRITLPLLKPSTLYLVLLSTIGSFQVFTQIIMMTGGGPGSATETLVHLIYKTGFRDFEFGLASAQSVVLFVIILFFSIIQFRVLRHDE; from the coding sequence GTGATACCCGTACAAAAAAATCTTCCAATAAAAGAATCAAAGAATAGTAGATGGTTCGAACTTAAAAGAAAAACGAAAAAGACCTTACGGGATATGAAAAAAAATTATCCAGCTTATCTATTCTTATTGCCAAAGCTTGTGCTATTTACGACATTTATTGCCATTCCAGTAGTTTGGGCTTTCTTACTCTCATTCCAAGAATATAAAATTTTTGGCAGTGTATTTGTAGGGCTTGATAACTACGTCAAGGTCTTTGAAAGTAAAGCGTTCGGAATAGCACTCCGCAATACATTTGTGTATACTCTCGTAACGGTTCCATTTAACGTAATCAGTGCACTCGTTATTGCCACCTTAATCCATTCTCTAGGGAGAGTTGCGCAAAGTTTCTTTCGAGCAGCCTTTTATCTGCCAACCGTTGCCTCAGGAGTCATCATTGCGATGGTTTGGCGCTGGATGTATAACTATGAGTTTGGTCTTTTTAACTATGTGATCGGCTGGTTTGGCGGAGAGCCTATAAACTGGCTTGGCCAGTCTAATAGTGCATTATGGGCAATCATTCTCATGCAAATATTAATACCTTTTGGTGTCGGTATTATCTTCTATTTGGCATCAATGGGATCGATTTCAGAATCACTTTATGAAGCTGCTACGATCGATGGGGCAAATGCATTTCAGAAATGGATACGTATCACTCTGCCACTTTTGAAACCATCAACACTTTATTTAGTGTTATTAAGCACGATTGGTTCATTTCAAGTATTCACTCAAATAATAATGATGACAGGCGGCGGACCAGGTAGTGCGACCGAAACCCTAGTACACTTAATCTACAAAACAGGATTTAGGGATTTCGAGTTTGGGTTAGCTTCTGCTCAATCGGTTGTGCTTTTTGTAATTATTTTGTTCTTCTCAATCATCCAGTTCCGCGTATTGCGGCATGACGAATAG
- a CDS encoding extracellular solute-binding protein: MKMKLKTMSLMLVLVLGLGFLAACSNEGEDSEGNDEKLEDWTGTITIWDGPRWAKADDPDENKFFWIEEKIEEFEAEHEGVEIELVQVPWAELPDKLGVSIAGQAWPDIAPVDISGSAVSIDHIEQGVIEPIGDFFTEEELADFYPNAIDAYTFDGKLYGIPNSMTVHAMLLNLDLFEEAGVTPPENGEWTWEEFVDAAEKLTFDRDGDGTIDVYGFSTYILPGYYEAWPFFYMNGGQPLSDDLSEFTFDEPEAVEAMQALADLKLVNEAAPVSMGGADVGGTFQAWANAEQRTVAMEPWATWAITSAQTAFPTNFMVANYPTGSTGEPVTIGGVGGWTMFHQEDEGKKAMVAEFMKSISTTDEQFRMAQEYGIFPARVSAAEMDPYADNPEMARAQEMSTQVVMLPRHPEWKKIDEAIQTELQLVFNGEKTAEQAMKDAEALVQELLE; this comes from the coding sequence ATGAAAATGAAGCTTAAAACGATGAGTTTAATGCTTGTCCTTGTTTTGGGGCTGGGTTTTTTAGCCGCATGCAGTAATGAGGGCGAAGATAGTGAAGGGAATGATGAAAAGCTTGAGGACTGGACAGGTACAATTACAATTTGGGATGGTCCTCGCTGGGCTAAAGCAGATGATCCAGATGAAAACAAATTTTTCTGGATTGAAGAAAAAATTGAAGAATTTGAAGCTGAACATGAAGGTGTTGAGATTGAACTTGTACAAGTTCCTTGGGCTGAACTCCCAGATAAATTAGGAGTTTCGATTGCCGGTCAAGCATGGCCTGACATTGCACCTGTTGATATCAGCGGAAGTGCTGTAAGTATTGATCATATTGAACAAGGGGTTATAGAACCAATTGGTGATTTCTTCACTGAAGAGGAATTAGCTGATTTTTATCCAAACGCTATAGATGCTTATACATTTGACGGAAAGTTATACGGCATTCCTAACTCTATGACGGTCCATGCAATGCTGCTTAACCTTGATTTATTTGAAGAGGCTGGAGTTACACCGCCAGAAAACGGCGAATGGACATGGGAAGAGTTTGTTGATGCTGCTGAAAAATTAACGTTCGACCGTGATGGCGATGGAACAATTGATGTCTATGGATTCTCTACGTATATCCTGCCTGGTTATTATGAAGCATGGCCTTTCTTCTACATGAATGGCGGTCAGCCTTTAAGTGATGACCTTTCTGAGTTTACATTTGATGAGCCAGAGGCTGTCGAAGCAATGCAAGCTCTAGCTGATCTTAAACTTGTAAATGAAGCAGCACCAGTATCAATGGGTGGAGCTGACGTAGGAGGAACCTTCCAAGCATGGGCTAATGCAGAACAGCGTACGGTTGCGATGGAACCATGGGCCACTTGGGCGATTACATCTGCGCAAACTGCTTTTCCAACTAACTTTATGGTAGCTAACTATCCAACTGGTTCTACAGGTGAGCCTGTAACAATCGGAGGAGTTGGCGGATGGACAATGTTCCACCAAGAGGATGAAGGTAAGAAAGCAATGGTAGCTGAATTCATGAAGTCTATTTCGACAACTGACGAACAATTCAGAATGGCGCAAGAATATGGGATCTTCCCTGCACGGGTCAGTGCTGCAGAAATGGATCCTTATGCAGACAATCCTGAAATGGCACGGGCTCAAGAAATGTCTACACAAGTTGTGATGTTACCTAGGCATCCAGAATGGAAGAAAATTGACGAAGCAATCCAAACTGAATTACAGCTAGTCTTCAATGGCGAGAAAACAGCCGAACAAGCCATGAAGGATGCGGAAGCTCTTGTTCAAGAATTATTAGAATAA
- a CDS encoding anhydro-N-acetylmuramic acid kinase — MPTASSHYVVGLMSGTSLDGIDAALIKITSQDDSINITPVQFSTLPYTKEMKDKLLQLCDPEISRLEDLSNMNFLLGELFSCAALKVIEQSGIKREEVLLISSHGQTVYHQPSAVSIAGESITSTLQIGDIGVIAERTGIMTVGDFRTRDMAAGGQGAPLVPYADYLLFKEKKFGRVLVNIGGISNITVLPQNPAPEDVVAFDTGPGNMIIDAFTNWATNGALDYDKDGSLAAKGTINQKWLEELLQHAYFKLAPPKSTGRELFGTEYAKKLWEQAHVKGISHVDRIATITELTAVTIAQDIQSYIKSGNIKEVLISGGGRFNRTLLSRISFHLPMEVEIHGTEVQGIPSDAKEAIVFALLGYQCYYKKPNNLPAATGAKRPVVMGKIAW, encoded by the coding sequence ATGCCAACCGCCTCAAGCCATTATGTAGTCGGACTAATGTCGGGGACTTCGTTAGACGGGATCGATGCTGCACTTATCAAAATTACCAGCCAAGATGACAGCATCAATATAACACCCGTTCAGTTTTCAACTTTACCTTATACGAAGGAAATGAAGGATAAACTCTTACAGCTATGTGATCCTGAGATTTCTAGGTTAGAAGACTTATCTAATATGAATTTTCTTTTGGGTGAACTATTTTCTTGTGCTGCCCTAAAAGTGATTGAACAATCCGGGATCAAACGGGAGGAAGTTTTACTGATTAGCTCACACGGGCAAACAGTCTATCACCAGCCTTCAGCAGTTTCAATCGCAGGCGAATCGATTACATCTACCTTACAAATTGGAGATATTGGAGTGATTGCCGAGAGAACAGGGATAATGACGGTTGGAGACTTTAGAACACGGGATATGGCTGCTGGAGGGCAGGGTGCACCATTAGTCCCATATGCAGATTATCTTCTTTTTAAAGAGAAGAAGTTTGGCCGTGTTCTCGTTAATATTGGCGGAATTTCAAATATCACTGTACTTCCGCAAAATCCGGCGCCAGAAGATGTAGTTGCCTTTGATACAGGCCCGGGAAACATGATTATTGATGCCTTTACCAATTGGGCGACAAATGGGGCGCTAGATTATGACAAAGATGGTTCTTTGGCTGCTAAAGGAACGATTAACCAAAAGTGGTTAGAAGAGCTCCTGCAGCATGCTTATTTTAAGCTCGCTCCGCCAAAAAGTACAGGCAGAGAATTATTTGGAACTGAGTATGCCAAGAAGTTATGGGAGCAGGCTCACGTGAAAGGGATCAGCCATGTTGATAGGATTGCCACTATAACAGAATTAACTGCTGTCACCATTGCCCAAGACATTCAGTCCTACATTAAATCTGGAAATATAAAAGAGGTTTTAATTAGCGGGGGAGGACGATTCAACCGTACACTCCTGTCACGAATTAGCTTTCATCTTCCAATGGAAGTTGAAATACATGGAACTGAGGTACAAGGTATACCTTCAGATGCTAAAGAAGCAATCGTTTTTGCATTATTAGGGTACCAATGCTATTACAAAAAACCAAATAATCTGCCTGCTGCAACTGGAGCAAAGCGACCAGTTGTGATGGGGAAAATTGCTTGGTAG